In Nitrospira sp., the genomic window GGGCGATCACCGCACGGGTGAGCCGGACCTGGAACTCCACGAGGTGTTCCATAACCGGCATCTTCTTGTCTTCCAGCGGCTTGAAGACTGAATCTTGCAGCCACTGGCTCAGCTTATTCAGCACAGAGCCTCGTACATTTTTGAATCTGTCGATCCGCCAATCTTGATGATCAAGCCTCTGGCAATCACCAGATCGACGGATCAACAAATACCCCTGTGCGTCTTACTTCGGATTCACCGCCACAAACAGGCTGTTCCCTTGCCGATTGACCAACAGCACGGCAAGTTCGTCTTTCTTGATATTTTCTGCGACCTTTTGATAATCGCCCAACGTCTTGATGGGCTCATGATTGACTTCTTGAATCACATCACCACGCTGGAGCCCGGCTGCCTCTCCCGGCCCACCCGGTTCCACGGAGGTGATCACGACTCCGGCCGTTTTCGCGGAAATATTCAACTGACTCATCAACGCATTATCCAACGTTTGGACACGCAACGACGCGAGTACATTGTCCGGAAGCTTCATCGTGTCGCCCGCATCCTTCGGCGGAGACGGCTCTTTCTTGGCCAGCAGTTCATCCGATGGGCGTTCGGCAACCTTCACCGCGATCAGTTGCTCCTTGCCTTCGCGCAACACCTTGACCTGCGCGTCTTTTCCGACCATCGTTCGCGCGACAAGATTGCGCAGCTGGCTGACACTCTGCACTTCCTTGCCATTAAAGGCCACGACGACATCGCCTCGCTTGACTCCTGCGGCATGGGATGGGCCATTCTCATTGACATCGCTGATCAAGACCCCCTTCCGCTGCTCCGGGAGTTTGAACGATTTCGCCAAGGCCGGCGTAATTTCTTGGATCGCAACACCCATCCATCCTCGTACGACCTTGCCTGTTTTCTGCAGACTGTCCACGATATCGAGCGCGATGCTGCTGGGAATCGCAAACCCGATCCCTTCCGACCCGCCGGTGCGCGAGAAAATCGCGGTGTTGATCCCGATCAGATCTCCATTCATGTTGACGAGCGCTCCACCCGAATTCCCAGGATTGATGGCCGCGTCGGTCTGAATGAAATCTTCATAGTCCGCAATGCCGACATTGCCACGCCCAAGGGCGCTGATGATGCCGAGCGTGACGGTCGAGCTCAGGCCAAACGGACTTCCCACCGCCAGCACCAGATCACCGACTTGTAACTTTTCATACTCCGCCCATTTCATCGACGGCAGATCCTTGGCCTCAATCTTGATGACCGCCAAATCCGTCTTTGGATCGGTGCCCACCACCTTTGCCGAAAACTCGCGCCGATCGCTAAGGGTCACCGTAATCTGCGTGGCTCCTTCAACGACGTGATTATTGGTCACGATGAACCCG contains:
- a CDS encoding Do family serine endopeptidase — encoded protein: MVNWTQQTTNVLLGGGLALCALVGSGCVSPVSAAGVPPAWAQGFSEIVKKTTPAVVNIAVTGGGEGSRRRGGMPPNPFGTPPPGDEPGGGELPTPPPGPHGPPAPHGRPDQSAGSGVIFDANGFIVTNNHVVEGATQITVTLSDRREFSAKVVGTDPKTDLAVIKIEAKDLPSMKWAEYEKLQVGDLVLAVGSPFGLSSTVTLGIISALGRGNVGIADYEDFIQTDAAINPGNSGGALVNMNGDLIGINTAIFSRTGGSEGIGFAIPSSIALDIVDSLQKTGKVVRGWMGVAIQEITPALAKSFKLPEQRKGVLISDVNENGPSHAAGVKRGDVVVAFNGKEVQSVSQLRNLVARTMVGKDAQVKVLREGKEQLIAVKVAERPSDELLAKKEPSPPKDAGDTMKLPDNVLASLRVQTLDNALMSQLNISAKTAGVVITSVEPGGPGEAAGLQRGDVIQEVNHEPIKTLGDYQKVAENIKKDELAVLLVNRQGNSLFVAVNPK